Proteins encoded by one window of Nicotiana tabacum cultivar K326 chromosome 10, ASM71507v2, whole genome shotgun sequence:
- the LOC142164976 gene encoding uncharacterized protein LOC142164976 — translation MYRQHDFDFVGLMEPMQDGSKLELYRRQIGFSKAFSNISNKVWAFVDELYDVTILYDMEQQLTLQMTHTETRIVQNVTLVYAKCDAIERIELWDSLYAMAADMDVPWLVGGDFNVIWDDEEKFGGRPVTLNKVDHFRHCMNTCNLFDLGFKGSIYTWWNGRAEEDCIFKRLDKCMANIDFQQMFPRIEVTHLPKTGSDHCPMLLKCNLESTVVKKSFRFLNFWTKHSTFKDVVNENWNADFEANPFTLFNHKMKKVKKGLSQWSKSTYGDIFKKISSLEEVVKVH, via the coding sequence ATGTATAGACAACATGATTTCGATTTTGTTGGTCTAATGGAACCAATGCAGGATGGTTCAAAGCTGGAATTATACAGAAGACAGATAGGTTTTTCTAAAGCATTTTCTAACATTTCAAATAAGGTGTGGGCTTTCGTTGACGAACTGTACGACGTCACAATTCTATATGACATGGAGCAGCAGCTGACATTACAAATGACTCATACAGAAACACGCATTGTCCAAAATGTTACTTTGGTCTATGCCAAGTGTGATGCAATAGAAAGAATAGAGCTTTGGGACTCATTATACGCAATGGCAGCAGATATGGATGTTCCTTGGCTTGTTGGAGGTGACTTCAATGTCATATGGGATGATGAGGAGAAGTTTGGGGGACGTCCAGTGACTTTGAATAAAGTAGACCATTTCCGACATTGCATGAACACCTGTAATCTATTTGATTTGGGATTCAAGGGAAGTATATATACTTGGTGGAATGGAAGAGCAGAGGAAGATTGCATTTTCAAAAGACTTGACAAATGTATGGCTAACATTGATTTCCAACAAATGTTCCCTAGAATAGAAGTCACTCATCTGCCAAAAACTGGATCCGACCATTGTCCCATGTTGCTAAAATGTAATCTTGAATCGACTGTGGTAAAGAAATCCTTCAgatttctcaatttttggacAAAACATTCGACGTTTAAAGATGTGGTCAATGAAAATTGGAACGCAGATTTTGAAGCAAATCCTTTCACTTTATTCAACCACAAaatgaaaaaagtgaaaaaaggacTGTCACAATGGAGCAAGTCAACATATGGAGATATTTTCAAGAAGATATCTAGTTTGGAAGAGGTAGTCAAGGTTCATTAG